The following proteins are encoded in a genomic region of Pseudodesulfovibrio mercurii:
- the rfaE2 gene encoding D-glycero-beta-D-manno-heptose 1-phosphate adenylyltransferase, with product MSLPDNPKLMSIRTFLKRKADFEPGHRLVFTNGCFDVLHPGHVDLLQRARALGDALILGLNSDESVRMLGKGADRPLNTAEERAFVLAGLACVDYIVIFHESTPLELIKACRPQILVKGGDWPVDQIVGNDVVTKAGGRVLSLPLLEGYSTTGFLEKVRG from the coding sequence ATGTCCCTGCCCGACAACCCCAAGCTCATGTCCATCCGCACCTTCCTCAAACGGAAGGCGGACTTCGAACCCGGACACCGGCTCGTCTTCACCAACGGCTGCTTCGACGTGCTCCACCCCGGACACGTGGACCTGCTGCAACGCGCCCGCGCCCTGGGCGACGCGCTCATCCTCGGCCTCAACTCCGACGAGTCCGTCAGGATGCTCGGCAAAGGCGCGGACCGGCCCCTCAACACCGCCGAGGAACGCGCCTTCGTCCTCGCCGGGCTCGCCTGCGTGGACTACATCGTCATCTTCCACGAATCCACCCCCCTCGAACTCATCAAGGCCTGCCGCCCCCAAATCCTCGTCAAGGGCGGCGACTGGCCCGTGGACCAGATCGTCGGCAACGACGTCGTCACCAAGGCCGGCGGCCGGGTCCTCAGCCTGCCGTTGCTGGAAGGCTACTCCACGACGGGCTTTCTGGAGAAGGTGCGGGGGTAA
- a CDS encoding sulfite exporter TauE/SafE family protein: protein MHDSLLFFFAWFFAGLVNNITGFGAAMVAMPFIANSVPLETAVPASTLIVLTLNLQVGWAYRRHIKWGRLGHLFVGGVAGAAAGVLLHRAAGNEGLKLGMGLFMIGYAACCLAARGGVPRRLGPGWGVGAGFASTLLGALFGFNGPPLAMYVARSGWAPEDAKAVFGACFVMTGATILAGQLLAGIHNAQTVTGYLVGCPGALLGGMLGLFLSRFVSQKAYQRGILVLVLGSGLHMALSSL from the coding sequence ATGCATGATTCCCTGTTATTCTTTTTCGCATGGTTTTTCGCAGGGCTGGTGAACAACATCACCGGCTTTGGCGCGGCCATGGTGGCGATGCCGTTCATTGCAAATTCGGTACCTCTCGAAACGGCCGTCCCGGCCTCCACGCTCATCGTGCTGACCCTGAACCTCCAGGTGGGGTGGGCCTATCGGCGGCACATCAAATGGGGGCGGCTCGGCCACCTGTTCGTCGGCGGCGTGGCGGGAGCCGCGGCCGGGGTGTTGCTGCACCGGGCGGCGGGCAACGAAGGGCTCAAGCTCGGCATGGGGCTCTTCATGATCGGCTATGCGGCCTGTTGCCTCGCGGCCAGGGGCGGCGTCCCCCGACGGCTCGGTCCGGGGTGGGGCGTCGGGGCCGGATTCGCCTCCACGCTCCTGGGCGCGCTGTTCGGCTTCAACGGGCCACCGCTGGCCATGTACGTCGCCCGGTCGGGCTGGGCCCCGGAGGACGCCAAGGCCGTGTTCGGGGCGTGCTTCGTCATGACCGGGGCGACCATCCTGGCGGGTCAGCTCCTGGCCGGGATCCATAACGCCCAGACGGTCACCGGATATCTGGTGGGATGTCCCGGAGCGCTCCTCGGAGGGATGTTGGGACTTTTCCTTTCGCGCTTTGTCTCACAAAAAGCGTATCAAAGAGGAATCCTGGTTCTGGTCTTGGGTTCAGGCCTGCATATGGCTTTGTCCAGCCTTTGA
- a CDS encoding sigma-54 interaction domain-containing protein translates to MQTVGKYWSQIIETLGEAVSISDPDGIILYSNRRHEELTGIPGDELMGKSVHELVRRGLFDVVLNPGILRSKQPETQVQELASGHKLVLDGHPVFDEKGNVALVITYLRDVTKLSEMREQLMSQQELLKAYQKMQSLDMTMDDMPTMVQSKAMKQLFGQLSIIAETDATVLLLGETGVGKDVFARRLHRLSDRSDKAFIKADCGSMPKNLIETELFGYAPGTFSGGNKGGKIGLIEAASGGTLFLDEIGELPLLMQTKLLRLLQDREIVRVGATTPLKVNVRIVAATNKNLKKEVEAGRFRSDLYYRLKVAVIEIPPLRKRKADILSLARLFLKFFSQKYRRDVTFSQEAENALLNHNWPGNVRELENLVLGCVVTSKKNVIELSDLPFATTAEVRLSAGEGTNGMEVTGKSMKEILDGVEKSIILRGMERVGNIAKLAKELQLDRTTVFRKLKKYEAE, encoded by the coding sequence GTGCAAACAGTCGGAAAGTATTGGTCCCAAATCATCGAGACGTTGGGCGAGGCCGTTTCCATCAGCGACCCGGACGGCATCATTCTCTACTCCAACAGGCGGCACGAGGAACTGACCGGCATCCCCGGCGACGAGCTCATGGGCAAGTCCGTGCACGAACTCGTGCGGCGAGGGTTGTTCGACGTCGTCCTCAACCCCGGCATTCTCCGCAGCAAGCAGCCCGAGACCCAGGTCCAGGAGCTGGCCAGCGGTCACAAGCTCGTCCTGGACGGACATCCGGTGTTCGATGAGAAGGGCAACGTGGCGCTGGTCATCACCTATCTCCGCGACGTCACCAAGCTTTCGGAAATGCGCGAGCAGCTGATGTCGCAGCAGGAGCTGCTCAAGGCCTACCAGAAGATGCAAAGCCTGGACATGACGATGGACGACATGCCGACCATGGTCCAGAGCAAGGCCATGAAGCAGCTCTTCGGCCAGTTGAGCATCATTGCGGAAACCGACGCGACGGTGCTGCTCCTGGGAGAGACCGGCGTGGGCAAGGACGTCTTCGCGCGCCGGCTGCACCGGCTCAGCGACCGCTCCGACAAGGCGTTCATCAAGGCCGACTGCGGCAGCATGCCCAAGAACCTCATCGAGACCGAGCTGTTCGGGTATGCGCCCGGCACCTTCTCCGGCGGCAACAAGGGCGGAAAGATCGGGCTCATCGAGGCGGCCTCGGGCGGAACCCTGTTCCTGGACGAGATCGGCGAGCTGCCCCTGCTCATGCAGACCAAGCTGCTGCGGCTGTTGCAGGACCGGGAGATCGTCCGCGTGGGGGCGACGACGCCGCTGAAGGTCAACGTGCGCATCGTGGCCGCCACCAACAAGAATCTGAAAAAGGAGGTCGAGGCGGGCCGCTTCCGCAGCGACCTCTACTATCGCCTCAAGGTGGCGGTGATCGAAATTCCGCCCTTGCGGAAACGCAAGGCGGACATCCTGTCCCTGGCCCGGCTCTTCCTGAAGTTCTTCTCACAGAAATACCGGCGCGACGTGACCTTTTCCCAGGAGGCCGAAAACGCCCTGCTCAATCACAACTGGCCCGGCAACGTCCGCGAGCTGGAGAACCTGGTCCTCGGCTGCGTGGTCACGTCCAAGAAGAACGTCATCGAGCTGTCCGACCTGCCCTTCGCCACCACGGCCGAGGTCCGCCTCTCCGCCGGGGAGGGGACGAACGGCATGGAGGTCACCGGAAAATCCATGAAGGAGATCCTCGACGGGGTCGAGAAGTCCATCATCCTGCGCGGCATGGAGCGCGTCGGCAACATCGCCAAGCTGGCCAAGGAACTGCAGCTCGACCGGACGACGGTCTTCCGCAAGCTCAAGAAATACGAGGCCGAGTGA
- the hpsH gene encoding (2S)-3-sulfopropanediol dehydratase activating enzyme, with amino-acid sequence MSANEGIVFNIQNFSVHDGSGIRTIVFLKGCPLRCAWCSNPESQLLKPQLAFNPMKCLTTEKCTRCIDNCPQGAISPSEDHLIVMDPAKCVQCHTCAKHCAANALNVYGKPMTVSAVVDEVEKEAAFYARSGGGMTLSGGEAMSQPEFALALLKEAKRRRIKTAMESCAYARYDDLKAACHYLDELIMDIKAFDDEKHKKGTGISNQRILENIRCVVDEFPNLPILIRTPVIPEFNDTEEDIRSIVDFIPVRPNITYELLPYHRMGQPKYAYLGMEFPYLDKALGEGVMDRLRPIEKAANERFRNA; translated from the coding sequence ATGAGCGCCAATGAAGGCATCGTTTTCAACATCCAGAATTTCTCCGTCCACGACGGCTCCGGCATTCGTACCATCGTCTTCCTCAAAGGGTGTCCGCTCCGCTGCGCCTGGTGCAGCAACCCCGAATCGCAGCTTCTGAAGCCGCAACTGGCCTTCAACCCCATGAAGTGCCTGACCACCGAGAAGTGCACCCGCTGCATCGACAACTGTCCCCAGGGGGCCATCTCCCCCTCCGAGGATCACCTCATCGTCATGGACCCGGCCAAGTGCGTGCAGTGCCACACCTGCGCGAAGCACTGCGCGGCCAACGCCCTGAACGTCTACGGCAAGCCCATGACCGTGTCGGCTGTCGTCGACGAGGTGGAGAAGGAAGCCGCCTTCTATGCCCGGTCCGGCGGCGGCATGACCCTGAGCGGCGGCGAGGCCATGTCCCAGCCAGAGTTCGCCCTGGCCCTGCTCAAGGAGGCCAAGCGCCGCCGCATCAAGACGGCCATGGAGAGCTGCGCCTACGCCCGCTACGACGACCTCAAGGCGGCCTGCCACTACCTGGACGAGCTGATCATGGACATCAAGGCCTTTGACGACGAAAAGCACAAGAAGGGCACGGGCATCAGCAACCAGCGCATCCTGGAGAACATCCGGTGCGTGGTGGACGAGTTTCCGAACCTGCCCATCCTGATCCGCACCCCGGTCATCCCCGAGTTCAACGACACGGAGGAGGATATCCGGAGCATCGTCGATTTCATCCCGGTGCGGCCCAACATCACCTACGAGCTGCTGCCCTACCACCGCATGGGCCAGCCCAAGTACGCCTACCTGGGCATGGAGTTCCCGTACCTGGACAAGGCCCTGGGCGAAGGCGTGATGGACAGGCTGCGGCCCATCGAGAAGGCCGCCAACGAAAGATTCAGGAACGCATGA
- the hpsG gene encoding (2S)-3-sulfopropanediol dehydratase has product MTNYDCCLSPQEARIANSVDTRAGRERIYKILDSFHMTTPFIDIERARYFTESMRATEGQPMVLRWAKALKNCAEKMTVYITPGSLIAGRSGKLGRYGILYPEIDGDFYSILGDLDKREKSPFKITKEEVDIVVNEIAPYWKGKTYHEHLNGAMPDDLRGVTYDDDMGLKSKFVVSETSSYRSALQWVHDYDKVLKRGFNDIKREAQERMAELDDQSPVQMWEKRPFYEAMVIICDAIVLWARRHAALARDLAAKETDKVRKAELLAMADRCERMPAEPAKDFRDAIQSQWFVQMFSRIEQKASAIISNGRMDQYLFPFYDQDIKAGILTPGQAKELLEMMWVEMAQFIDLYINPTGNEFNEGYAHWEAVTIGGQTPQGEDATNELSYLFLESKREFPLNYPDLAARIHSCSPERFLAEIAETIKDGSGFPKLINDEEIIPLYTAKGAPYDQAMDYSVSGCTEARMPNCETYTSGCVYINFATAIEMTMHNGRMLKYGDQVIGLETGDVTRMKTWEEFYDAYLKQHNNLLVKAFRQQYIVDSLRPQHFATPLASVLHDLCMKEGLDLQNQFIPGGLEYSYFEFLGYGTVVDSLAAIKKVVFEDKKLTMDEVLKAITANFEGYEDVRAILRSAPSYGNNDRYADAIAKEIDAVCQRYAQKYSEERGVNLDVRYVPITSHVPFGKVVSALPNGREAWTALSDGSSASHGADHMGPTAVLMSNYHSKNRGMKNRASRLLNVKLSPKVVEGEAGTQKLVDMIRTWCDLHLWHIQFNIINKQTLIAAQKDPDKYRSLLVRIAGYSAYFCDLSRDLQNDIINRTEHQQM; this is encoded by the coding sequence ATGACCAATTATGATTGCTGTCTTTCCCCGCAGGAAGCACGCATTGCCAACAGCGTCGACACCCGTGCCGGACGTGAGCGCATCTACAAGATTTTGGATTCCTTCCACATGACCACGCCGTTCATCGACATCGAGCGCGCCCGGTATTTCACCGAGTCCATGAGGGCCACCGAGGGCCAGCCCATGGTGCTCCGCTGGGCCAAGGCGCTGAAGAATTGCGCCGAGAAGATGACCGTGTACATCACCCCCGGCTCCCTGATCGCGGGCCGCTCCGGCAAGCTCGGCCGCTACGGCATCCTGTACCCGGAGATCGACGGCGATTTCTATTCCATCCTCGGCGACCTGGACAAGCGCGAGAAGAGCCCGTTCAAGATCACCAAGGAAGAGGTGGACATCGTGGTCAACGAGATCGCCCCCTACTGGAAGGGCAAAACCTACCACGAGCACCTGAACGGGGCCATGCCCGACGACCTGCGCGGCGTGACCTACGATGACGACATGGGCCTGAAGTCCAAGTTCGTCGTCTCCGAGACCTCCTCCTACCGCTCCGCCCTGCAGTGGGTCCACGACTACGACAAGGTCCTCAAGCGCGGCTTCAACGACATCAAGCGCGAGGCCCAGGAGCGCATGGCCGAACTCGACGACCAGAGCCCGGTCCAGATGTGGGAGAAGCGGCCCTTCTACGAGGCCATGGTCATCATCTGCGACGCCATCGTGCTGTGGGCCCGCCGCCATGCCGCCCTGGCCCGCGACCTGGCCGCCAAGGAGACCGACAAGGTCCGCAAGGCCGAGCTGCTGGCCATGGCCGACCGCTGCGAGCGCATGCCCGCCGAGCCCGCCAAGGACTTCCGCGACGCCATACAGTCCCAGTGGTTCGTCCAGATGTTCTCCCGCATCGAGCAGAAGGCTTCCGCCATCATCTCCAACGGCCGCATGGATCAGTACCTGTTCCCGTTCTACGACCAGGACATCAAGGCGGGCATCCTGACCCCCGGCCAGGCCAAGGAGCTTCTCGAGATGATGTGGGTCGAGATGGCGCAGTTCATCGACCTGTACATCAACCCGACCGGCAACGAGTTCAACGAAGGCTACGCCCACTGGGAGGCCGTCACCATCGGCGGCCAGACCCCGCAGGGCGAGGACGCCACCAACGAGCTGTCCTACCTCTTCCTGGAGTCCAAGCGCGAGTTCCCGCTGAACTACCCCGACCTGGCCGCCCGCATCCACTCCTGCTCCCCGGAGCGGTTCCTGGCCGAGATCGCCGAGACCATCAAGGACGGCTCCGGCTTCCCGAAGCTGATCAACGATGAGGAGATCATCCCGCTGTACACCGCCAAGGGCGCTCCCTACGACCAGGCCATGGACTACTCCGTGTCCGGCTGCACCGAAGCCCGCATGCCCAACTGCGAGACCTACACCTCCGGCTGCGTCTACATCAACTTCGCCACCGCCATCGAGATGACCATGCACAACGGCCGCATGCTCAAGTACGGCGACCAGGTGATCGGCCTCGAGACCGGTGACGTGACCAGGATGAAGACCTGGGAGGAGTTCTACGACGCCTACCTCAAGCAGCACAACAACCTGCTCGTGAAGGCCTTCCGCCAGCAGTACATCGTCGATTCCCTGCGCCCGCAGCACTTCGCCACCCCGCTGGCTTCCGTCCTGCACGACCTGTGCATGAAGGAAGGCCTGGACCTCCAGAACCAGTTCATCCCGGGCGGCCTGGAATACTCCTACTTCGAGTTCCTGGGCTACGGCACCGTTGTCGACTCCCTGGCCGCCATCAAGAAGGTGGTCTTCGAGGACAAGAAGCTGACCATGGACGAAGTGCTCAAGGCCATCACCGCCAACTTCGAAGGCTACGAGGACGTCCGCGCGATCCTGCGCTCCGCCCCGAGCTACGGCAACAACGACAGGTACGCCGACGCCATCGCCAAGGAGATCGACGCGGTCTGCCAGCGCTATGCCCAGAAGTACTCCGAGGAACGCGGCGTGAACCTGGACGTCCGCTACGTGCCCATCACCTCGCACGTGCCCTTCGGCAAGGTCGTTTCCGCCCTGCCCAACGGCCGTGAGGCCTGGACCGCCCTTTCCGACGGCTCCTCCGCCTCCCACGGCGCGGACCACATGGGCCCGACCGCCGTCCTGATGTCCAACTACCACTCCAAGAACCGCGGCATGAAGAACCGCGCTTCCCGCCTGCTGAACGTCAAGCTCTCGCCGAAGGTCGTCGAGGGCGAGGCCGGCACCCAGAAGCTCGTCGACATGATCCGCACCTGGTGCGACCTGCACCTCTGGCACATCCAGTTCAACATCATCAACAAGCAGACCCTGATCGCCGCCCAGAAGGACCCGGACAAGTACCGCAGCCTGCTCGTTCGCATCGCCGGATACTCCGCCTACTTCTGCGACCTGTCCCGTGATCTGCAGAACGACATCATCAACCGCACCGAACACCAGCAGATGTAG
- a CDS encoding amidohydrolase family protein: MQIIDFRFRPNTQATIDGFTNSTMFKGMFAKIDLTHLVAQEVPEVVEMIKKHSVVKAVITGRDCSTTYDAAANNGGVISFVKAFPDIFLGFMGVDPHKGMPGIYELTRQITEEGMHGAAIDPYLAKIFVNDAKYYPIYAKCCELNIPIVVSTGPGTLVPGAVMEHAAPRYIDYVARDFPELKIIISHGGYPWVEEAIMVTERNENVYMELSEYERHPGGESYVKAAINLIGDKLLFASAHPGADFRDAIAMYKNFGLPDDVLEAVMFKNAQKVLGL, from the coding sequence GTGCAGATAATCGATTTCCGTTTCCGTCCCAACACCCAGGCCACCATCGACGGCTTCACCAACAGCACCATGTTCAAGGGCATGTTCGCCAAGATCGACCTGACCCACCTAGTGGCGCAGGAAGTGCCCGAGGTGGTGGAAATGATCAAGAAACACAGCGTGGTGAAGGCCGTCATCACCGGGCGCGACTGCTCCACCACCTATGACGCGGCCGCCAACAACGGCGGGGTGATCTCCTTTGTGAAGGCCTTCCCGGACATCTTTCTCGGCTTCATGGGCGTCGATCCCCACAAGGGCATGCCGGGCATCTACGAACTGACCCGCCAGATCACCGAAGAGGGCATGCACGGCGCGGCCATCGACCCGTACCTGGCCAAGATTTTCGTTAATGACGCCAAGTACTACCCCATCTACGCCAAGTGTTGCGAGCTGAACATTCCCATCGTCGTCTCCACCGGTCCCGGCACCCTGGTGCCCGGCGCGGTCATGGAGCACGCCGCCCCCCGCTACATCGACTACGTGGCCCGCGACTTCCCCGAGCTGAAGATCATCATCAGCCACGGCGGCTACCCCTGGGTGGAGGAGGCCATCATGGTCACGGAGCGCAATGAAAACGTCTACATGGAGCTGTCCGAATACGAACGCCACCCCGGCGGGGAATCCTATGTGAAGGCGGCGATCAACCTGATCGGCGACAAGCTGCTCTTCGCCAGCGCCCATCCCGGCGCGGATTTTCGCGACGCCATCGCCATGTACAAGAACTTCGGCCTGCCGGACGACGTCCTGGAGGCCGTCATGTTCAAAAATGCACAGAAGGTGCTGGGTTTGTAG
- a CDS encoding TRAP transporter substrate-binding protein — MKKALILVMTAALLICSVSAFAEEYQKTMIMAATANPTGSLHAVALEKFKEIVEQESNGNVRVNLFLGGSMGSEQANVKQLRDAELHVAVLAAGNLTPFAPAATITILPYLFPKIENAYTLLGNGQFVSELGDAVATQSQTRPLGWLIGGYRVLTNSKHSITKIEDLQGLKIRVPKVRIQLDSFRAWGVEPHPLAWSETFNALQQGVADGQENPHSINQDQKFWEVQKYITDLHYMLWVGPLLVSERWFKCLPENTKALVMKAATESCTYEWEWVAKQNQVALDNCLKHGMVLEELTDENVWMEKARALWPEYYDAVGGKDKIDNALKIMGQN; from the coding sequence ATGAAAAAAGCTTTGATCCTCGTTATGACCGCAGCATTGTTGATATGTTCCGTGTCCGCCTTTGCGGAAGAGTACCAGAAGACCATGATCATGGCGGCAACGGCCAATCCCACCGGAAGCCTGCACGCCGTCGCGCTGGAAAAGTTCAAGGAGATCGTCGAGCAGGAATCCAACGGCAATGTCCGGGTCAACCTTTTCCTGGGCGGTTCCATGGGCTCCGAGCAGGCGAACGTGAAGCAGCTCCGCGACGCCGAACTGCACGTCGCCGTCCTGGCGGCGGGCAACCTGACGCCCTTCGCCCCGGCCGCCACGATCACCATCCTGCCCTATCTCTTCCCCAAGATCGAAAACGCCTACACGCTTCTGGGCAATGGGCAGTTCGTCTCCGAACTCGGTGACGCCGTCGCCACCCAGAGCCAGACCCGCCCCCTGGGCTGGCTCATCGGCGGTTACCGCGTGCTGACCAACTCCAAGCACAGCATCACCAAGATCGAGGACCTGCAGGGCCTCAAGATTCGCGTGCCCAAGGTCCGCATTCAGCTCGACTCCTTCCGTGCCTGGGGCGTGGAGCCGCATCCCCTGGCCTGGTCCGAGACCTTCAATGCCTTGCAGCAGGGCGTGGCCGACGGCCAGGAGAACCCGCACTCCATCAACCAGGACCAGAAGTTCTGGGAAGTGCAGAAGTACATCACCGATCTGCACTACATGCTCTGGGTCGGTCCCCTGCTCGTTTCCGAGAGGTGGTTCAAGTGCCTCCCCGAGAACACCAAGGCGCTCGTCATGAAGGCCGCCACCGAGTCCTGCACGTATGAATGGGAATGGGTCGCCAAGCAGAACCAGGTCGCCCTGGACAACTGCCTGAAGCACGGCATGGTCCTCGAAGAACTGACCGACGAGAACGTGTGGATGGAAAAGGCGCGCGCCCTGTGGCCCGAGTACTATGACGCCGTGGGCGGCAAGGACAAGATCGACAATGCCCTGAAGATCATGGGCCAGAACTAG
- a CDS encoding TRAP transporter small permease: MILIATMVFALTLQVFMRFVLSSSLAWTEELSRYSFIWSVYMGGVLAVKHTQHVRITAQLLVLPPKIRVAVLMFTDTIWIVANFFIAYQSVQVLKCAFEFPEISPTLGIVKGYVEAMLPASFLLMNLRLIMKYWHLVKNHELMSLAQIGGGEA, translated from the coding sequence ATGATTCTGATTGCGACCATGGTGTTCGCCCTCACGCTGCAAGTATTCATGCGTTTTGTGCTCAGCTCGTCTCTGGCCTGGACCGAGGAACTGTCCCGATACAGCTTCATCTGGTCCGTGTACATGGGCGGCGTGCTGGCCGTGAAGCACACGCAGCACGTCCGCATCACGGCACAGCTCCTGGTCCTGCCTCCGAAAATCAGAGTGGCCGTGCTCATGTTCACGGATACGATCTGGATCGTTGCCAACTTCTTCATCGCCTATCAGTCCGTTCAAGTGCTGAAGTGCGCCTTTGAATTCCCCGAGATCTCCCCGACCCTGGGCATCGTCAAGGGCTATGTCGAGGCCATGCTCCCGGCCAGCTTCCTGCTGATGAACCTGAGGCTGATCATGAAATACTGGCATCTCGTCAAGAATCATGAACTGATGAGTCTTGCCCAAATCGGCGGAGGGGAAGCATAG
- a CDS encoding TRAP transporter large permease, with protein MSTLAITIVSLIVCFFIGMPIFMSLIISAIIAISTCGYLPLSIIHNSLFDGVNLFPLLAIPCFVIAGTLMEHGNITKQIIDVVKQLVGRLPGGLGITTIMACTFFAAISGSGPGTVAAIGTLMIPSMVRSGYTPSYAAASASSGGTIGILLPPSNPMIIFAILANVSVTAMFTAGIVPGLMVAVFMTTMAMIKAKMEGVKTDTEQPPFNLKVFLKSLSKGGFALATPFIILGSIYSGMATPVEASVIAIVWALFVGIVINKALRWKHIKLSLLEGAMLCGTVLFIVGASTLFGKILTYEQAPLRLANMVLGVSKDPAIVLLMIVAILYFLGMFMETLSTMIILAPVLLPMITGLGIDPIHFGVIMVITNEVAMLTPPLGVNLFVASRIANLSVERISVAVLPYLLVLTISIIIVVYCPFLSTWLPAAIGAGQ; from the coding sequence GTGTCCACCCTCGCCATAACCATCGTGTCCCTGATCGTCTGTTTCTTCATCGGCATGCCCATTTTCATGTCGTTGATCATCTCGGCCATCATCGCCATCTCAACCTGCGGCTATCTGCCGCTGTCCATCATCCACAACTCGTTGTTCGATGGTGTGAACCTGTTCCCGCTTCTGGCCATTCCCTGCTTCGTCATCGCCGGCACCCTGATGGAGCACGGCAACATCACCAAGCAGATCATCGACGTGGTCAAGCAGCTCGTCGGGCGCCTGCCCGGCGGCCTCGGCATCACCACCATCATGGCCTGTACCTTCTTTGCCGCCATCTCGGGCTCCGGACCGGGAACCGTGGCCGCCATCGGCACCCTGATGATCCCGTCCATGGTGCGCAGCGGATACACTCCGTCCTATGCAGCCGCCTCGGCATCATCGGGCGGTACCATCGGCATCCTGCTGCCTCCGAGCAACCCGATGATCATCTTCGCCATTCTGGCCAACGTGTCCGTCACCGCCATGTTCACGGCGGGTATCGTGCCCGGTCTCATGGTGGCCGTGTTCATGACCACCATGGCCATGATCAAGGCGAAGATGGAAGGCGTCAAAACCGACACCGAGCAGCCGCCGTTCAACCTGAAAGTCTTCCTGAAGAGTCTTTCCAAAGGCGGCTTCGCCCTGGCCACGCCCTTCATCATCCTGGGGTCCATCTATTCCGGCATGGCCACGCCCGTCGAGGCGTCCGTCATCGCCATCGTCTGGGCCCTGTTCGTGGGCATCGTCATCAACAAGGCCCTGCGCTGGAAGCACATCAAGCTGTCCCTGTTGGAAGGGGCCATGCTCTGCGGCACGGTCCTGTTCATCGTGGGCGCGTCCACCCTGTTCGGAAAGATCCTGACCTACGAGCAGGCGCCGCTGCGCCTGGCGAACATGGTCCTCGGGGTCTCCAAGGACCCGGCCATCGTTCTGCTGATGATCGTGGCCATTCTGTACTTCCTGGGTATGTTCATGGAGACCCTGTCCACCATGATCATCCTGGCGCCGGTACTCCTGCCCATGATCACGGGCCTCGGCATCGACCCGATCCACTTCGGCGTGATCATGGTCATCACCAACGAGGTCGCCATGCTCACTCCGCCCCTGGGGGTGAACCTCTTTGTGGCCTCGCGGATCGCGAACCTGTCGGTGGAGAGGATCTCGGTGGCGGTTCTGCCGTATCTGCTCGTCCTGACGATAAGCATCATCATCGTCGTCTACTGCCCCTTCCTCAGCACATGGCTGCCGGCAGCCATCGGCGCTGGGCAATAA
- a CDS encoding aldo/keto reductase, translating into MKYLTLHTGAKMPALGLGTWQAAKGEVAAAVTEALRIGYRHIDCAHVYGNEAEVGEALAATSVPREDLWITSKLWNNAQRPEDVRPALERSLGALGLEYLDLYLVHWPVQLSHAVMFPQSPDDLIPWTTEHALETWGALEDCVRAGLVRHLGTSNFSTKKLRPLLDNGSVKPAVSQVEMHPYQQQDRMREFCRDNGMAVTGFAPLGSRHRPAHQHQEGEPSLLDHPDILAMADRLGTTPASILLGWAVTRGTSVIPKSTNPERLRQNLAAADLELAASDMDVIAAMDMGYRFLDGSHWMMAGSPYTPENLWDGE; encoded by the coding sequence ATGAAATATCTCACGCTGCATACCGGCGCGAAAATGCCCGCCCTCGGCCTGGGGACGTGGCAGGCGGCCAAGGGAGAAGTGGCCGCCGCCGTCACCGAGGCGCTGCGCATCGGCTACCGCCACATCGACTGCGCCCACGTCTACGGCAACGAGGCCGAAGTCGGCGAAGCCCTGGCCGCAACGTCGGTCCCACGCGAGGACCTCTGGATCACGTCCAAACTCTGGAACAACGCCCAGCGCCCGGAGGACGTCCGGCCCGCGCTGGAGCGCTCCCTCGGGGCGCTCGGCCTCGAGTATCTGGACCTCTACCTGGTCCACTGGCCCGTGCAGCTCTCGCACGCGGTCATGTTCCCGCAGTCCCCGGACGACCTCATCCCCTGGACCACGGAGCACGCGCTCGAGACCTGGGGGGCCCTGGAGGACTGCGTCCGGGCCGGGCTTGTGCGCCACCTGGGGACGTCCAACTTCAGCACGAAAAAGCTCCGGCCCCTGCTCGACAACGGCTCCGTCAAGCCCGCGGTCAGCCAGGTGGAGATGCATCCCTATCAGCAGCAGGACCGGATGCGCGAATTCTGCCGGGACAACGGCATGGCCGTCACCGGCTTCGCCCCCCTGGGTTCGAGACACCGCCCGGCCCACCAGCACCAGGAGGGCGAGCCGAGCCTGCTCGACCACCCGGATATCCTCGCCATGGCGGACAGGCTGGGCACCACCCCGGCATCGATACTGCTCGGCTGGGCCGTGACCCGGGGCACCTCGGTCATCCCCAAATCGACCAACCCGGAGAGGCTCCGGCAGAACCTCGCCGCCGCCGATCTCGAACTGGCCGCATCGGACATGGACGTCATTGCGGCCATGGACATGGGCTACCGTTTTCTCGACGGCTCTCATTGGATGATGGCGGGCTCCCCGTACACGCCCGAGAATCTCTGGGACGGAGAGTAG